In Zea mays cultivar B73 chromosome 7, Zm-B73-REFERENCE-NAM-5.0, whole genome shotgun sequence, the following proteins share a genomic window:
- the LOC103631912 gene encoding uncharacterized protein — translation MASSSENTVGGGGVQGHRRRTRSPLVGQKSNGKYQENGNGEVEKDDDEEDIDEKIGDEEDNDLDLSWKMLDIARTIVEKSQENTIEKVKKYSGLAEVATERGHA, via the exons atggcctcctCTTCGGAGAACacagtggggggggggggggtccaagGCCATCGACGCCGAACCCGGAGCCCTTTAGTAG GTCAAAAATCAAATGGCAAATATCAGGAGAATGGGAATGGTGAAGTTGAGAaggatgatgatgaggaggacaTTGATGAGAAGATAGGAGATGAAGAGGATAATGATCTGGATCTTTCCTGGAAAATGTTGGACATTGCTAGGACAATAGTTGAGAAGAGCCAAGAGAACACTATTGAGAAAGTAAAAAAATATTCTGGTCTTGCTGAAGTTGCAACGGAAAGAG GACATGCATAG